One genomic region from Syngnathus typhle isolate RoL2023-S1 ecotype Sweden linkage group LG17, RoL_Styp_1.0, whole genome shotgun sequence encodes:
- the kcnj12b gene encoding ATP-sensitive inward rectifier potassium channel 12 translates to MNVGRAHQHNFLSCEEEGLRLTNMPAVGSFGNGKIHTRRQRHGRFVSKTGQCNIHFSNMDDKSSRYISDMFTTCVDIRWRYMFLVFSLVFVVSWLMFGLGFYVIGLLHGDMDRPADDDTFVPCVTQVNTFVAAFLFSIETQTTIGYGARCVTEECPAAVFMVVFQSIVGCVIDAFMIGAIMAKMARPKKRAETLLFSRNAVISMRDGKLCLMFRVANLRKSHIVEAHVRAQMVKPRYTEEGEYIPLDQIDMNVGYDRGTDRLFLVAPITVIHEIDEDSPLFGISKQDLETSDFEIVIILEGLVEATAMTTQARSSYLSSEVLWGHRFEPLIFEEKSQYRIDYAYFHKTFEVPSTPRCSARDMEGRKFPTSGANSFCYENELAFISRDEEEEADFDKEDDRQCSTALLDDHATSERDQKSSSAESEI, encoded by the coding sequence ATGAACGTGGGAAGAGCCCACCAGCACAATTTCCTATCGTGTGAAGAAGAAGGTTTGAGACTGACCAATATGCCTGCCGTGGGGAGCTTCGGCAACGGCAAGATCCACACCAGACGTCAAAGGCACGGCCGCTTTGTCAGCAAGACGGGCCAGTGCAACATTCACTTCTCCAACATGGACGACAAGTCCAGTCGGTACATATCGGACATGTTCACCACTTGCGTGGACATACGTTGGCGCTACATGTTCCTGGTCTTCAGCTTGGTGTTTGTGGTGTCCTGGTTGATGTTCGGCTTGGGCTTCTACGTCATCGGCCTCCTGCACGGCGACATGGACCGTCCCGCCGACGATGACACTTTTGTACCGTGCGTCACACAGGTGAACACCTTCGTGGCCGCTTTCCTGTTCTCCATCGAGACCCAGACCACCATCGGATACGGAGCTCGATGCGTGACGGAGGAATGTCCCGCCGCCGTCTTCATGGTGGTCTTTCAGTCAATCGTAGGTTGCGTCATCGACGCCTTCATGATTGGCGCCATCATGGCGAAGATGGCCAGGCCTAAAAAGCGAGCGGAGACTCTCCTGTTCAGCCGAAACGCCGTCATCTCCATGCGTGACGGAAAGTTGTGTCTCATGTTTAGGGTAGCCAATCTCAGAAAAAGCCACATAGTGGAGGCTCACGTCCGAGCCCAGATGGTCAAGCCTCGTTACACGGAGGAAGGCGAGTACATCCCGCTGGATCAGATCGACATGAACGTCGGGTACGACAGAGGCACCGATCGTCTTTTTCTGGTGGCGCCCATCACCGTCATCCACGAGATCGACGAAGACAGCCCCCTGTTCGGTATCAGCAAACAAGATCTGGAGACATCCGACTTTGAGATTGTGATCATACTAGAAGGTTTGGTGGAAGCCACCGCCATGACCACCCAGGCGCGCAGTTCTTACCTGTCGTCGGAGGTCCTTTGGGGTCACCGCTTTGAGCCGCTCATCTTCGAGGAGAAGAGCCAGTACAGGATCGATTACGCCTATTTTCATAAGACCTTCGAGGTACCGTCTACCCCGAGGTGCAGCGCCAGGGACATGGAAGGCAGGAAGTTCCCCACGTCAGGCGCTAACTCCTTCTGCTACGAGAACGAGCTAGCTTTCATAAGcagggatgaggaggaggaggcggacttTGACAAAGAGGACGACAGACAATGTTCTACGGCCCTCCTGGATGATCACGCCACTTCTGAACGTGATCAAAAATCATCTAGCGCAGAATCCGAGATTTGA
- the LOC133170739 gene encoding protein Hook homolog 1: MEWEHSLTSLKNQLSFSEDKRKESELRMTRLQEESYSHQVLQDEARELRKALQEATTQLRTNEDAQAQKETLLQKHLMLLQASQDRERKSLAASLARAEQHSQELQKRLDQAEEQVDSLTKVWSRDIEDTREQLREELASSAAAVQKYRDEKEQMEQQCQELQNLLMEERQEKSRLQDCLETEETYYQDLKHSYEKITEELLTVLEKAQQRETEVQEIRNGFERLLDEKEQELNEVLLKMEVLGNSLEETEAQLNEKLKVCGSSHVEEESLEAVPHEEEEMVEPASDNTSEERDQNHHHHARIRSYSLGPSHQYIITAGDDPERFTSAIQLLETKLFVTEEKLREITERLEEHQDHETNPDPRLNSQLTHSRASAQHLALLLHSRTSQNQRFAQETENLCKLLAGRFQLALNILQSCREKLQTSQAIELTDFEGRLAAIETCLQRGRNDAEKQQHASFDAYKMEDKIPCDVLAGVESSVDEDLELPHAEDIISVGKFLKRQLVLVEKMLAALKSPNVQLIFLVPKEESMTMAYRYKLIISQILTLKQTQFEEDGAREDHEIIMRACIEAEFIYAASKIQQEYQKDNPADSIHPIFVFNEQQENEKDQSEGIKNPPWLERLITRLQRRVKVMWQLYQEVTIEEEDICETAPGVDLKWMQEQVKLLYLSDRLHLDLEQEQQRCVMLQDKLCKQQEASLTDEREVFNHILSELQEDNKALREELEHAEDALISMKSGNQNKWQIEEYQKEKIQRLEAEFQMKDVKLRTDDVKFATLPSSRVTPRANSGKRMLKLFG; this comes from the exons ATGGAGTGGGAACATTCCCTCACCTCTTTGAAGAACCAGCTGAGCTTCAGTGAAGACAAGAGGAAAGAGTCAGAGTTGCGCATGACGCGGTTACAAGAGGAGTCGTACAGTCACCAGGTTCTCCAGGATGAGGCTCGGGAGCTGAGGAAGGCTCTCCAAGAGGCTACAACGCAACTCCGCACCAACGAGGATGCCCAAGCTCAAAAAGAGACACTCCTGCAGAAACATCTCATGCTCCTTCAAGCAAGCCAGGACAGAGAACGGAAGAGTTTGGCAGCCAGCTTGGCGAGGGCGGAGCAACACTCTCAAGAACTTCAGAAGAGATTGGATCAAGCTGAGGAGCAAGTGGACAGCTTGACTAAGGTGTGGAGTAGGGACATTGAGGACACCCGAGAACAACTCCGAGAGGAGTTAGCTTCTTCAGCGGCTGCTGTGCAAAAGTATCGAGATGAAAAAGAACAGATGGAGCAACAATGCCAAGAGCTGCAGAATCTTCTAATGGAGGAACGTCAGGAAAAAAGCAGGTTGCAGGATTGTTTGGAAACAGAAGAGACATACTATCAGGATCTTAAACATTCATATGAGAAGATCACAGAGGAACTGCTGACGGTTCTGGAGAAGGCGCAACAAAGGGAAACTGAAGTTCAGGAAATACGAAACGGCTTTGAGAGGCTCCTGGATGAAAAGGAGCAAGAGCTGAATGAGGTGTTGCTGAAGATGGAAGTCTTAGGTAACAGTTTGGAGGAGACGGAAGCACAACTCAATGAAAAGCTCAAGGTTTGTGGTTCTTCTCATGTGGAGGAGGAATCTTTGGAGGCCGTCCCgcacgaggaggaggagatggtgGAGCCCGCAAGTGACAACACGTCAGAGGAACGAGACCAGAACCACCATCATCACGCAAGAATCCGATCCTACTCACTTGGCCCATCGCACCAGTACATCATCACCGCAGGAGACGACCCGGAACGCTTTACATCGGCCATCCAGCTACTTGAAACAAAACTTTTCGTAACAGAGGAGAAATTACGGGAAATCACCGAGCGACTGGAGGAGCACCAGGATCACGAGACCAACCCGGACCCCCGTCTTAACTCCCAGCTCACTCACAGCCGAGCCTCGGCCCAGCATCTCGCCCTGCTGCTTCACAGCCGGACCAGTCAGAACCAGCGCTTCGCTCAGGAGACGGAAAATCTTTGCAAGCTTTTGGCCGGCCGCTTTCAACTTGCCCTTAATATTCTCCAAAGTTGCAGAGAGAAACTTCAAACCAGCCAGGCGATTGAATTGACTGACTTTGAGGGGAGGCTAGCAGCTATCGAGACGTGTCTTCAGCGAGGACGGAATGACGCTGAAAAACAGCAACATGCATCTTTCGACGCCTACAAAATGGAGGACAAAATCCCATGTGATGTCCTGGCTGGAGTTGAGAGCAGCGTTGATGAAGACCTTGAACTCCCTCACGCAGAGGACATCATAAGTGTTGGGAAATTTTTAAAGAGACAATTAGTCCTAGTCGAAAAAATGTTGGCAGCCCTGAAGAGTCCAAATGTGCAACTCATATTTTTAGTGCCAAAAGAAGAAAGTATGACCATGGCCTACAGGTACAAACTCATCATCTCACAAATTTTGACATTAAAACAAACTCAATTCGAGGAAGACGGAGCTCGGGAGGACCACGAAATCATCATGAGAGCCTGCATTGAAGCAGAGTTCATCTATGCTGCCTCTAAAATCCAGCAAGAATATCAGAAAGACAATCCTGCagactccatccatccaatatttgtttttaatgaacAGCAGGAGAATGAAAAAGATCAATCTGAGGGCATCAAAAATCCGCCGTGGTTAGAGCGACTTATAACGAGGCTGCAAAGAAGAGTTAAAGTCATGTGGCAGCTCTATCAGGAGGTGACGATTGAGGAGGAGGACATTTGTGAAACGGCCCCTGGAGTGGACCTGAAGTGGATGCAGGAGCAAGTAAAGCTCCTTTATTTGTCAGACAGGCTTCATTTAGATTTGGAGCAAGAGCAGCAGCGATGTGTGATGTTGCAGGACAAATTATGCAAACAGCAGGAGGCCTCATTAACGGATGAGCGGGAGGTTTTTAATCACATCTTAAGTGAACTCCAGGAGGACAACAAAGCACTGAGAGAGGAACTAGAACATGCCGAAGACGCCTTGATATCGATGAAGTCCGGAAACCAAAACAAATGGCAAATTGAGGAAtatcaaaaggaaaaaatacaaagatTAGAAGCAGAGTTTCAAATGAAG GATGTCAAGTTACGAACTGACGATGTCAAGTTTGCCACTCTGCCTTCCAGTAGAGTCACACCTCGAGCAAATTCTGGTAAGAGAATGCTAAAGTTGTTTGGCTAA
- the natd1 gene encoding protein NATD1 codes for MAHTAQANSFDANNPQIQVEHDKKRRQFVIRLNGSHDRAVLLYEYVGKKTVDLQHTEVPDAYRGRGIAKHLAKAAMDFVVEEDLKAHLTCWYIQKYVKENPQPHYFEHIYQ; via the exons ATGGCTCATACGGCACAAGCAAATTCCTTCGACGCCAACAACCCTCAAATCCAAGTGGAACACGACAAAAAGCGTCGACAATTTGTCATTCGATTGAACG GGTCTCATGATCGTGCCGTCCTTCTTTATGAATACGTTGGAAAAAAGACGGTGGACCTGCAACATACTGAAGTTCCAGATGCTTACAGAGGGAGAGGAATTGCCAAACACCTGGCCAAG GCGGCCATGGACTTTGTGGTGGAAGAAGATCTGAAAGCTCATCTGACCTGTTGGTACATTCAGAAATACGTCAAAGAGAATCCGCAACCTCATTACTTTGAACATATTTACCAATGA
- the tmem11 gene encoding transmembrane protein 11, mitochondrial translates to MASLGRRRGVPVSRERGVMAATDCYIVHEIYNGENAQDQFEYELEQALEAQYKYIVIEPTRIGDETARWITVGNCLHKTAVLSGAVCLLTPLSLPPEYTRYVVLPAGALSVACAALYGISWQFDPCCKYQVEYDSQKLSRLPLHTLTSSTPVVLVRRDDIHRKRLHNTIAMAALAYCVKKIYELYAV, encoded by the exons ATGGCGTCGCTGGGAAGGAGGCGCGGTGTCCCAGTAAGCAGGGAGAG GGGAGTGATGGCGGCGACCGACTGCTACATAGTTCACGAGATCTACAACGGGGAGAACGCGCAGGACCAGTTTGAGTATGAGTTGGAGCAAGCACTGGAGGCCCAGTACAAATACATTGTTATCGAACCCACGCGCATCGGCGACGAGACGGCACGGTGGATTACAGTGGGCAACTGCCTGCACAAGACGGCCGTGTTGTCGGGGGCCGTTTGCCTCCTGACGCCGCTTTCACTGCCTCCAGAATACACGCGTTACGTGGTGTTGCCAGCCGGCGCCCTCAGCGTGGCCTGCGCCGCCCTCTATGGGATTTCATGGCAGTTTGACCCCTGCTGCAAGTACCAGGTGGAATATGACAGCCAAAAACTGTCGCGGCTACCCCTGCACACACTCACCTCCTCCACGCCCGTGGTCTTGGTGCGCAGGGATGACATCCACAGAAAGAGACTCCATAACACGATAGCGATGGCCGCGCTGGCGTACTGCGTCAAGAAGATCTACGAACTCTATGCTGTATGA
- the dhrs7b gene encoding dehydrogenase/reductase SDR family member 7B: MERVTGGGALPALLLASVGVLLLYRLLGRRRGGASLQDAVVVITGASSGLGKECARVFHSAGARLVLCGRDASRLQQVVEELNANAKDGKQQTYVPSTVIFDLSDTHSMDIVAQDILKCYGRVDVLINNAGISYRGNILDTHLSVQRHVMETNYFGPVGLTQALLPSMVRQRSGHIVVISSVQGKIAIPYRSAYAASKHATQAYFDCLRAEVERYGIPVTVISPGYIRTNLSVNAVTGDGSKYGVVDTTTATGRDPGDVAQAVLKAVRHKSKDVVLAGPLPTVAIYLRTLWPALFFKLMSSRARKEHKAKNT, encoded by the exons ATGGAGCGTGTCACCGGAGGAGGAGCGCTACCGGCATTGCTCCTCGCAAGTGTGGGAGTTTTACTTCTCTATCGTCTACTTGGCCGACGACGAGGCGGAGCTTCTCTCCAGGATGCAGTGGTGGTCATCACGGGCGCCAGCTCCGGATTGGGCAAAG AATGCGCACGCGTGTTCCACAGTGCAGGGGCTCGATTGGTACTGTGCGGTCGAGATGCAAGTCGACTGCAGCAGGTGGTTGAGGAGCTGAACGCAAATGCAAAGGATGGGAAGCAGCAG ACGTACGTTCCCAGCACCGTTATCTTCGACCTGAGCGACACACACTCGATGGACATAGTGGCGCAGGACATCTTGAAATGCTACGGACGAGTGGACGTCCTCATCAATAATGCTGGAATCAGTTACCGCGGCAACATACTGGACACTCACCTATCGGTTCAGAGGCATGTTATGGAAACAAATTACTTCGGACCAGTGGGTCTTACGCAAG CTCTTCTGCCTTCCATGGTTCGCCAGCGCAGTGGCCATATTGTTGTCATAAGCAGCGTTCAGGGCAAGATCGCTATTCCATACCGATCAGCCT ATGCAGCATCCAAACACGCCACCCAGGCCTACTTTGATTGTTTACGGGCTGAGGTGGAACGTTACGGGATTCCAGTGACTGTCATTAGTCCGGGATACATCAGGACAAATCTCTCCGTCAATGCCGTCACGGGAGACGGCTCAAAGTATGGTG TTGTGGACACGACCACGGCGACAGGTCGGGATCCAGGAGATGTCGCTCAGGCAGTTCTGAAAGCTGTGCGAcacaagagcaaagatgttgtTTTGGCGGGACCTTTGCCCACGGTGGCCATTTATCTCCGCACGTTGTGGCCCGCCCTCTTCTTTAAACTCATGTCCTCTCGTGCTCGTAAAGAGCACAAAGCCAAAAATACTTGA